One part of the Chryseobacterium sp. 7 genome encodes these proteins:
- a CDS encoding TetR/AcrR family transcriptional regulator, protein MERKSASGSIRNKERSKKKFLDAVGKILKTKGYAGLKINDIAATAGVDKKMIYTYFGGMDGLMDEYVRTQDFWVKVNSEEVEKMKPNLEDGGQEFIRHMLLSQFDYVYTNKEAQKLLLWTISEPRKSLKKLIDTQEENGEYIFKLLMESHFKDKMDTYRSIMAIMVSGLYYLNMFASLNGSIFCGIDVNTPEGREKIKKAISFMVDQTYEGL, encoded by the coding sequence ATGGAAAGAAAGTCAGCATCAGGTAGTATTAGAAATAAAGAACGCAGTAAGAAAAAGTTTTTAGATGCAGTAGGAAAAATTCTGAAAACGAAAGGGTATGCAGGATTGAAGATCAATGATATCGCTGCAACCGCAGGAGTAGACAAGAAAATGATCTATACGTATTTTGGCGGAATGGATGGGTTGATGGACGAATATGTTCGTACACAAGACTTCTGGGTAAAAGTTAATAGCGAAGAAGTAGAAAAGATGAAGCCGAATCTTGAAGATGGAGGACAAGAATTTATCCGGCATATGCTGCTCTCACAGTTTGACTATGTATATACCAATAAAGAAGCTCAGAAACTTCTTTTATGGACGATTTCCGAACCGAGAAAATCATTGAAAAAACTAATCGATACCCAGGAAGAAAATGGAGAATATATTTTCAAATTATTGATGGAATCTCATTTTAAAGATAAAATGGATACCTATCGTTCCATTATGGCGATTATGGTTTCCGGATTGTATTATCTGAATATGTTTGCTTCCCTGAATGGCAGTATTTTCTGCGGAATTGACGTAAATACACCGGAAGGCCGTGAAAAAATTAAAAAAGCAATATCTTTTATGGTAGACCAGACCTATGAAGGATTGTAA
- the pgl gene encoding 6-phosphogluconolactonase → MNITVFDDLEKLYTKAAEAFVDLSKKSIQKNDRFVVALSGGSSPKAIFRLLATPEYAGKIEWNKVYFFWVDERWVPLNDDKSNFRMTDEALLSQVPVNKNHVFPMYAEGILPEDYAKNYEEQIRSVLGDEGVFDFILLGMGDDGHTASLFPGEAVLNEKEKWVSAYYLKPQEMFRITLTAPLINKAGNILVVAFGESKKHALNEVLNGEYNPALYPMQLIERKDGFEFFTDEKAKG, encoded by the coding sequence ATGAATATTACAGTATTTGACGATCTGGAAAAACTGTACACAAAGGCAGCAGAGGCATTTGTTGACCTTTCGAAGAAATCTATTCAGAAAAATGACCGCTTTGTGGTTGCATTGAGTGGAGGTTCTTCTCCCAAAGCTATTTTCAGGTTATTGGCGACTCCGGAATATGCAGGAAAAATAGAATGGAATAAAGTCTATTTCTTTTGGGTAGACGAAAGATGGGTTCCTTTAAACGATGATAAAAGCAACTTCCGAATGACGGATGAAGCTCTTCTCAGCCAGGTTCCTGTAAACAAAAACCACGTTTTTCCTATGTATGCTGAGGGAATTCTTCCGGAAGACTATGCAAAAAACTACGAAGAACAGATCAGAAGCGTTTTGGGTGACGAAGGTGTTTTTGATTTTATCCTTTTGGGAATGGGAGATGATGGTCATACCGCATCATTATTTCCAGGCGAAGCAGTCTTAAATGAAAAAGAAAAATGGGTATCCGCTTACTATCTTAAGCCCCAGGAAATGTTCAGGATCACATTAACTGCACCATTGATTAACAAAGCTGGAAATATTCTTGTTGTAGCATTTGGAGAATCAAAAAAACATGCCCTGAATGAAGTGCTGAATGGTGAATATAATCCTGCATTATACCCAATGCAGCTTATTGAAAGAAAAGATGGCTTTGAGTTTTTCACAGACGAAAAAGCAAAAGGATAA
- a CDS encoding TetR/AcrR family transcriptional regulator — MERKSAAGSIRNKERSKKKFLDAVGKILRTKGYTALKVSSIAAAAGVDKKMIYSYFDGLDGLIDEYIKTQDYWSKVTIEEVEKIKPKLDDGGKSFMEEMLLSQFDYVYTHKEAQKLLLWRLSEPRKALRKLTDTQEENGEYIFKLLMDSHFKDNTEDVRSIMAILVSGLYYLNMYAAMNGSIFCGIDVNSIRGRDKIKKAISFLLKHTYENL; from the coding sequence ATGGAAAGAAAGTCAGCGGCAGGAAGTATCCGTAATAAAGAACGCAGTAAAAAAAAATTTTTGGATGCAGTGGGAAAGATACTGAGAACAAAAGGATACACCGCACTAAAGGTGAGTAGTATCGCTGCCGCTGCCGGAGTAGATAAAAAAATGATCTATTCTTATTTTGATGGACTAGATGGTCTGATAGATGAATATATAAAAACGCAGGATTACTGGAGCAAAGTAACCATTGAAGAAGTAGAAAAAATAAAACCAAAACTGGATGACGGGGGAAAATCTTTTATGGAAGAAATGCTGTTATCACAATTTGATTATGTTTACACCCATAAGGAAGCACAAAAACTACTTCTATGGCGTTTATCAGAACCGCGTAAAGCATTAAGAAAATTAACGGATACTCAGGAAGAAAACGGAGAGTATATTTTTAAACTGCTGATGGACTCTCACTTCAAAGATAACACAGAAGATGTGCGTTCTATTATGGCAATTCTTGTTTCAGGATTATATTACCTGAATATGTATGCCGCCATGAATGGAAGTATTTTCTGCGGAATAGACGTGAACAGTATCAGAGGAAGAGATAAAATAAAGAAAGCGATTTCTTTTTTGCTAAAGCATACGTATGAAAATTTATAG
- a CDS encoding ferritin-like domain-containing protein, with protein MRQKLINKTTPQETLLTGKEAGMAGRSAVVAETISLPSLLLDSTLSKEDWTEGLKHHSKTLTTLLLNDQIDGFNAYLQSQFGSETSESKKGLTEIDYKPVLQDLLQTAILIEHSTIPPYLTALYSIKDGTNALASQIIRSVAVEEMLHLIMVCNVLNAIDIQPSVNQKENYPTYPMKLPMNVDFYVGLETFSSNSIATFIAIESPSKPLVKAPKYDHETDTSALYSQRAAVQENNFWTLENMKGFIMENVHTIGEYYDVLFFYIVIFQIIAYYKEHGTFPKTFEELNTGGIFTGNPAKQIRPEQYYGSGGKLHSVEALAGVIAVFQEIKGQGEGADDSIFDVDPSQFEEGVELAHYFRFKEVFHEHFYLGGNYEPFMDEDGMMPVTTPPTGKDLPVDWNEAYPMKPNPKMEDYVKNKELHAQAVEFNKTYRRLLDAIQSAVEGNQRELEKSIMYMYALKEQAVNLMKQPLDAQANAGPTFEYINL; from the coding sequence ATGAGACAAAAACTTATCAATAAAACAACCCCACAGGAAACATTATTAACAGGAAAAGAAGCTGGAATGGCAGGCAGAAGCGCTGTTGTTGCTGAAACTATTTCGTTACCTTCCTTATTGCTTGATTCAACACTTAGTAAAGAAGACTGGACAGAAGGGTTAAAACATCACAGTAAAACCTTAACTACCCTTTTGCTTAATGATCAGATTGATGGTTTCAATGCTTATCTGCAATCTCAATTCGGTTCTGAAACTTCTGAATCCAAAAAAGGATTAACCGAAATTGATTATAAACCGGTTTTACAGGATCTTTTGCAAACGGCTATTCTTATTGAGCACTCTACTATTCCACCCTATCTTACCGCTTTGTATTCAATCAAGGATGGAACCAATGCTTTAGCTTCACAAATTATCCGAAGCGTTGCAGTAGAAGAAATGCTTCATCTGATTATGGTGTGTAATGTTTTGAATGCTATTGATATTCAGCCTTCTGTCAATCAAAAAGAAAACTACCCTACTTACCCGATGAAATTACCCATGAATGTTGATTTCTATGTAGGTCTGGAGACATTCTCAAGCAACAGTATTGCAACATTTATTGCTATTGAAAGTCCAAGCAAGCCTTTGGTAAAAGCTCCGAAATACGATCACGAAACCGACACTTCGGCATTATATTCCCAAAGAGCAGCTGTACAGGAGAATAATTTCTGGACGCTTGAAAATATGAAAGGGTTCATTATGGAAAATGTACATACCATTGGTGAATATTACGACGTTTTATTCTTCTATATCGTTATTTTCCAAATCATTGCTTATTACAAAGAGCACGGAACATTTCCGAAAACATTTGAAGAATTGAATACCGGAGGTATTTTTACAGGAAATCCAGCTAAACAGATCCGTCCTGAACAATATTACGGAAGTGGTGGAAAACTGCATTCTGTAGAAGCTTTAGCAGGAGTAATTGCGGTTTTTCAGGAGATTAAAGGACAGGGAGAGGGTGCTGATGATTCTATTTTCGATGTTGATCCTTCTCAGTTTGAAGAAGGCGTGGAACTGGCTCATTATTTCAGATTTAAAGAGGTTTTTCATGAGCATTTTTACCTGGGAGGAAATTATGAACCCTTCATGGATGAAGACGGAATGATGCCTGTAACAACTCCACCTACAGGAAAAGATTTACCTGTAGACTGGAACGAAGCCTATCCGATGAAACCTAACCCGAAAATGGAAGACTATGTAAAAAACAAAGAATTACATGCTCAGGCCGTTGAATTTAATAAAACCTACAGAAGATTATTAGATGCCATCCAAAGTGCTGTAGAAGGCAATCAGAGAGAGCTTGAGAAATCTATCATGTATATGTATGCATTGAAAGAACAGGCTGTCAACCTGATGAAACAACCGTTGGATGCCCAAGCCAATGCGGGCCCAACTTTCGAATACATCAATTTATAA
- a CDS encoding peroxidase, FMP-type has protein sequence MLKRKKESTQAGGEQLFRKMPGKQETNLAELMDGYSKLLIDDPVRPFREDNLQAIENSVDYGILAALDGTWVSYNVNYNKDITKPSLASGVHTTIMPSPGTNSGTIPGKFAFDSEEYIEKLTFSIVPGGVRNRGGASELFCGAVKYEQSIKSVNSVQGQDALKYTPIHEENGMYLWLSDVYNHAATKESIERDRGIHAVSTEDAKYGYTGEYRDEPLLRITPDGVENPQYILQSQLQPGQPYYEIIPAQEIKPGAGLDGPYFIPDYSISRSGVIPHGSTITLLGDIIPQNKDNTTFYLIEGSPQFPYGKEAWETNHLSISRTMGNAGVTPEEIIDLDKPAPDWVHETLNDENDPGSNKIYTQRILADDLYPYAVRPDLRLRDTLRGQKVSNYVHVRMSSKMKTGAQGGVLNVPFVNRFVPTVEVDMDMWIETVIEDGKEILQLQYEQIVFFEFDFGNDGGTTSWPHIQVNTLRKIQDIPEDQRKVIEEQFYNTNGSSDAASGCPYHKG, from the coding sequence ATGTTAAAAAGAAAAAAAGAAAGTACACAGGCAGGAGGTGAACAGTTATTCCGTAAGATGCCGGGCAAACAGGAAACTAATCTGGCTGAGCTTATGGACGGATATTCAAAGCTTCTTATTGATGATCCTGTAAGACCATTCAGAGAAGACAACCTTCAGGCAATTGAAAATAGTGTAGATTATGGAATTCTTGCCGCATTAGACGGTACGTGGGTAAGCTATAACGTTAACTACAATAAAGATATTACCAAGCCTTCATTAGCAAGCGGAGTGCATACTACCATTATGCCTTCCCCGGGAACCAATTCAGGAACGATACCCGGAAAATTCGCTTTTGACAGTGAAGAATATATTGAAAAGTTAACATTTTCCATTGTTCCGGGCGGAGTTCGTAACCGCGGTGGCGCTAGTGAGCTTTTCTGTGGGGCAGTGAAATACGAACAAAGCATTAAGAGCGTAAATTCAGTGCAAGGTCAGGACGCTTTAAAGTACACGCCTATTCATGAAGAAAACGGAATGTATCTTTGGCTAAGTGATGTTTACAACCATGCTGCAACTAAGGAATCTATTGAAAGAGACCGCGGTATCCATGCTGTTTCAACAGAAGATGCTAAATATGGCTATACAGGAGAATACAGAGATGAGCCTTTGTTAAGAATTACACCAGACGGAGTAGAAAATCCTCAATATATCCTTCAAAGCCAGCTGCAGCCGGGGCAGCCTTATTATGAAATTATTCCGGCTCAGGAAATAAAGCCGGGAGCAGGACTTGACGGTCCTTATTTCATCCCGGATTACTCTATCTCGCGAAGCGGTGTGATCCCTCATGGAAGTACCATTACTTTGCTTGGAGATATTATTCCTCAAAATAAAGATAATACAACGTTCTATTTAATTGAAGGCTCCCCTCAATTCCCTTATGGTAAAGAAGCCTGGGAAACCAATCACCTTTCTATTTCACGTACAATGGGTAATGCAGGAGTAACACCTGAGGAAATCATTGATCTTGATAAACCGGCACCGGATTGGGTTCATGAAACGTTAAATGATGAGAATGATCCGGGTTCAAACAAAATTTATACCCAGAGGATTCTTGCAGACGATTTATATCCTTATGCTGTACGACCGGATCTGAGACTTAGGGATACATTAAGAGGCCAGAAGGTAAGCAATTATGTCCATGTAAGAATGTCTTCCAAGATGAAAACCGGAGCGCAGGGAGGAGTCCTGAACGTTCCTTTTGTGAACCGTTTTGTTCCGACTGTAGAAGTGGATATGGATATGTGGATTGAAACCGTTATTGAAGACGGAAAAGAGATTCTTCAGCTGCAGTATGAGCAAATTGTATTCTTCGAATTTGATTTCGGAAATGACGGAGGTACTACAAGCTGGCCTCATATTCAGGTGAATACCCTTCGTAAGATACAGGATATTCCTGAGGATCAGAGAAAAGTCATTGAAGAGCAGTTTTACAATACAAACGGAAGTTCTGATGCCGCTTCAGGGTGTCCTTATCATAAAGGATAA
- a CDS encoding GMC oxidoreductase — translation MNQNNHKKDVIIVGTGIAGSLIAKLLSDHVFDATKGKMIHRADAGKSDNIREISILMYEAGLEAGLELDSVSSMTNYNEYIRTFYREEAKVPNSPYPNLKQAPSPNVLDMEHIVQPFPDKKGYLVQFGPMPFASDAIRVGGGTTLHWLGTTPRMLPNDFKLTEKYGITIPKPNSEEPSPVNWPITYDELKPYYEMAEFEIGVSGDVSRQEYPISENMEEYYGNYVFPMEEIPQSYMDHKIIEGLKGTSVKLSSGEIPLMMVPSPQGRNSIPNPKYGKTKIIKAETKDSGYKLVLDSSEKEEYKALGSVWNPYMGERCEGNASCVPICPVQAKYNALKTLKKALYKINENENLSRNPFMQIQAQSVVYRLSVDQNDQDKISKVHLRRYTSREKTDFIEESIDTSDAIVILAANAFENPKILLNSKYTVNNVVKTAANSSDQVGRNLMDHMVMLTWGLFPEPVYPYRGPGSTTNISSFRDGNFRGEFSAWISPLDNWGWGWPAFSPGSDIAEFIGDGIFGAELRKELTNRLSKQVLFHFEIEQLPNPNNRVTINDQYLDVLGIPRPVIHYELTEYEMKAMEQAKHASDQMFKRLNIEDFTKYTAADKNSVIYNGVRYSYNGAGHIVGTHRMGSTAQDSVTNSYCKAWDHPNLYIVGAGNMTTLGTSNPTLTLSAFTIRSVESILADLEIQLKK, via the coding sequence ATGAATCAGAACAACCATAAAAAAGATGTGATTATCGTAGGAACGGGAATCGCAGGATCATTGATCGCAAAACTGCTGTCAGATCATGTATTTGATGCTACAAAAGGAAAAATGATTCACCGTGCAGACGCCGGAAAATCAGACAATATCCGTGAAATATCCATCCTCATGTATGAGGCAGGGTTAGAAGCCGGCCTGGAACTGGATTCGGTATCCTCAATGACCAATTATAATGAGTATATCCGTACTTTTTACAGAGAGGAAGCCAAGGTTCCCAACTCTCCTTATCCAAACCTGAAGCAAGCCCCTTCTCCGAATGTTCTGGATATGGAACATATTGTACAGCCGTTTCCTGATAAAAAGGGATATCTGGTTCAGTTTGGGCCAATGCCGTTTGCAAGTGATGCAATCCGGGTGGGTGGCGGAACTACGCTTCACTGGCTGGGAACTACGCCAAGAATGCTTCCGAACGATTTCAAACTTACAGAAAAATATGGCATTACAATCCCTAAACCAAATTCTGAAGAACCATCTCCAGTCAACTGGCCGATAACTTATGATGAGCTAAAGCCTTATTATGAAATGGCAGAATTTGAAATCGGGGTTTCCGGAGATGTTTCCAGACAGGAATATCCAATTTCTGAGAATATGGAAGAATATTACGGAAATTATGTGTTCCCGATGGAAGAAATTCCTCAGAGTTACATGGATCATAAGATTATTGAAGGTCTTAAAGGTACCAGTGTAAAGCTAAGTTCCGGAGAGATTCCGTTAATGATGGTGCCTTCTCCTCAGGGAAGAAATTCTATCCCCAATCCGAAATACGGAAAAACAAAGATCATCAAGGCAGAAACGAAAGATTCCGGGTATAAACTTGTTTTAGACAGCTCCGAAAAAGAAGAATATAAAGCTTTGGGCTCCGTATGGAATCCTTATATGGGAGAACGCTGCGAGGGAAATGCTTCCTGCGTTCCGATCTGCCCGGTTCAGGCTAAATACAATGCTTTAAAAACATTGAAAAAAGCTTTGTATAAAATTAATGAGAATGAAAATTTAAGCCGAAATCCATTCATGCAGATCCAGGCTCAGAGTGTGGTTTACAGATTGAGTGTTGATCAGAATGATCAAGATAAAATCTCCAAAGTTCACCTGAGAAGATATACTTCAAGAGAAAAAACAGATTTTATTGAAGAATCCATTGATACTTCTGATGCGATTGTGATTCTGGCAGCGAATGCCTTTGAAAATCCAAAGATTTTACTGAATTCCAAATATACTGTAAATAATGTGGTAAAAACGGCTGCCAACAGCAGTGATCAGGTAGGAAGAAACTTAATGGATCACATGGTAATGCTTACCTGGGGACTTTTCCCTGAGCCAGTTTATCCATACAGAGGCCCTGGTTCCACCACCAATATCTCGTCTTTCCGTGATGGAAATTTCAGAGGTGAATTTTCTGCATGGATCTCTCCTCTAGACAATTGGGGATGGGGCTGGCCTGCATTCTCTCCGGGATCTGACATAGCAGAATTCATCGGAGATGGAATTTTTGGAGCTGAGTTGAGAAAAGAACTTACAAACAGACTTTCAAAACAGGTATTATTCCATTTTGAAATTGAGCAGCTGCCAAATCCCAACAACAGAGTTACCATTAATGATCAGTATCTTGATGTTCTTGGAATTCCGCGACCTGTTATTCATTATGAACTGACGGAATACGAAATGAAGGCGATGGAACAGGCCAAACATGCTTCTGATCAGATGTTCAAAAGATTAAATATCGAAGATTTCACGAAATATACAGCAGCAGACAAGAATTCCGTAATCTACAATGGCGTAAGATATTCTTACAACGGAGCCGGGCACATTGTGGGAACGCACAGAATGGGTTCTACAGCTCAAGATTCTGTTACCAACAGCTATTGTAAAGCCTGGGATCACCCAAATTTATACATCGTAGGAGCCGGAAATATGACGACTCTGGGAACTTCAAACCCTACTTTAACCTTATCAGCATTCACGATCCGTTCGGTAGAATCTATCCTTGCTGATCTTGAAATTCAACTAAAAAAATAA